From a region of the Streptomyces sp. B21-083 genome:
- a CDS encoding RNA polymerase sigma factor codes for MGQGRREPRRVQLYDEQLGDAVARAQDGDEAAFAVAYRLVQPGLLGYLRGLVGDEAEDVASDTWLEISRDLGRFRGDGPGFRGWTATIARHRALDLLRRRRVRPQGTALEQDVLDLPGPHSTADQALETLSTEYALGLIAGLPRDQAEAVLLRVVVGLDAPAAARVLGKRPGAVRTAAHRGLKRLARQLGEPT; via the coding sequence TTGGGTCAGGGACGACGGGAACCCCGCCGTGTACAGCTGTACGACGAGCAGTTGGGCGACGCGGTCGCGCGGGCCCAGGACGGGGACGAGGCCGCCTTCGCGGTCGCGTACCGGCTGGTCCAGCCCGGACTCCTCGGCTATCTGCGGGGGCTCGTCGGCGACGAGGCGGAGGACGTGGCGTCCGACACCTGGCTGGAGATCTCCCGCGACCTGGGCCGGTTCAGGGGTGACGGCCCCGGTTTCCGCGGCTGGACGGCGACCATCGCCCGCCACCGCGCCCTCGACCTGCTGCGCCGAAGACGGGTGAGGCCTCAGGGAACGGCGCTCGAACAGGACGTACTCGACCTGCCCGGCCCGCACAGCACCGCCGACCAGGCACTGGAGACCCTCTCCACGGAGTACGCCCTCGGGCTGATCGCCGGGCTCCCGCGCGACCAGGCCGAGGCGGTCCTGCTCCGCGTGGTCGTCGGCCTCGACGCCCCCGCCGCCGCCCGCGTCCTCGGCAAACGCCCCGGCGCGGTACGCACGGCGGCACACCGGGGACTGAAACGCCTCGCCCGGCAGCTGGGGGAACCGACATGA